One stretch of Planococcus sp. PAMC 21323 DNA includes these proteins:
- the queF gene encoding preQ(1) synthase produces the protein MAGRNEDTLDHLSLLGNQNTKYKFEYDPGVLEPIDNLHTRDYFVKFNCPEFTSLCPQTGQPDFATIYLSFIPDKTLVESKSLKLYLFSFRNHGDFHEDVVNIIMNDLIKLMDPRYIEVWGKFTPRGGLSIDPYTNYGKPGTKYEEMASYRMMNHDLNPETITNR, from the coding sequence ATGGCAGGAAGAAACGAAGATACATTAGATCATTTATCATTGCTCGGCAACCAAAACACAAAGTATAAATTTGAATACGATCCAGGCGTGTTAGAGCCCATTGATAATCTACACACTCGCGATTATTTTGTGAAATTTAATTGCCCTGAATTTACTTCACTGTGTCCCCAAACTGGGCAACCTGATTTTGCGACCATCTACTTAAGCTTTATCCCTGATAAAACATTAGTAGAAAGTAAATCACTTAAGCTTTATTTATTCAGCTTCCGTAACCACGGCGATTTTCATGAAGATGTCGTCAATATCATCATGAACGATTTAATCAAATTGATGGATCCTCGTTATATTGAAGTATGGGGGAAATTCACGCCACGCGGTGGTCTTTCAATTGACCCTTACACAAATTACGGCAAGCCCGGAACAAAATACGAAGAAATGGCATCGTACCGGATGATGAATCATGATTTAAATCCTGAAACGATTACTAATCGCTAA